In Chloroflexota bacterium, the genomic stretch ACATCGTCGAGGTGCTGCCGAGCATCACCGCGCCGACGGTCGCCAATCTCTTCGGCACCGACTGGCTGTCCATCGAGATCGTCGTGTCGGAGCACGAGGTGCGGGAGCTGATCCCGGAGCTTCGCGCCAAGGGCGCCGAAGGCATCATCGAGTACCCGCTCAACAAGATCGTCTGATCAGCGGCGCTCGAGACGCCGCGCCAGGGCCGACAGAGCCTCGGGGTCGGTGCAGGGGCTGTAGTGCCCGGGTAGCACCACGCGCGCGCCGCTCGCCGCCAGGCGGCGGGCGGACGCGCGCTGCTCAGCGCGGCTGGTGGCCAGCCAGGGCACGTTTTCGTGCAAGCGGCCGCGACTGTGAAGGAGAGCGTCACCCGCCACGAGCACATCGCCGCGCTGGAGTGACATGCTGCCGGGCGTGTGGCCCGGCGTGTGCAGCACGTGCCAGTCGTCGATCATGTCGCCTTCTTGCACCGGCGAAACGTCCACCGGCGGTCGCCAGCGCATGATCCAGGGAATGAGTGGCCAGTAGAGCACCGAGCGGAGACGGGGACACGTCTCCGGCGCCGCCAAATATGGCACGTCGGCCTCGTGAATCAGGACCGGTGCCCCGGTTCGCCGCTGCAGCTCCACCGCGCTGCCGCTGTGGTCCATATCGAAGTGCGTCAGCACGATGCGGTCGATGCCGGACGGCTCGATGCCGACTTCGCGCGCGGCGCGCAGGATCGCGCCGGCCCGTCCGGGCATCCCGGTGTCCACCAGCAGCGTCGCGGCGCCCGTGAGCAGGTAGCACCACGAGCTGAGAAAGCGGTCCACCGCGTAGCAGCCAGGCGCCAGTTCGAACGGCGGCTGGCGTTTGCTCATGCCCCGCCAGTCAGGCCAGGCAACCAAGCGAGACTATCCCCCGTAGCTCATCCCCGTGGCGGACAGGAGCTGCGGCTCGCCGCCGCGTTCGGATCCGCCGACGACCTCGCCGAAGTAGACCACGTGATCGCCGGGCTGGCTGCTGCCCACGACGCGGCACTCGAACCAGGCCACGGCCCCATCCAAGACGGGAGTGCCGGTGTCGTACGTCGTCACCGGCTCGCCTTCCAGGCGTCCCTCGCCGCTGGTGGACTTGGCCGTGAACTTGAGCGAGAGGTCCTTGGAACCGTCCGGCAAGACCGAAATCGAAAAGACGCCCGTCGCGTCGATGTTCTGCCGCGTGTGCGCCCCGTCCTGAATCGCCACCGCGACCACGCGCGGATCGAAGGACACCTGGGTCAGCCAGTTCGCCGTCATGCCGTTCGGCTCGCCGTCCGCCGACTTCGTGCCGACCACCACCAGACCGTAGACAAGGGCATTGAGCGCGTCGGATACCGGGTCGCTGTCAGACATGAGAGATCCCATCTAGGTGCAAGGGCCTTGGCTCCATGCAATTATCCGCGCCCCGCCGCGTCCGCGGCAACGCCGACGCCGCGAAGCCCAGCGATGAACGGCCGCGGCTACGCTACGATGCCTCGCCGCCACGACCAGATACCCGGGAGCCCACGTGTCACGCGTCAATCGTTGCATCGAGCTGCTGGAGCAAGGACAGCCCGTCTACTACGACCGGGTGGACCCGCTCGAGCTCAGCTATGACTTGGGCCGCGAGCTGAGCAGCACCTGGGCCGACTACCTGCGGATCGAGTTCGAGCACCAGGGACTCGATGCGGTCGCGCTGTCGCGCTTCATGCGCGGCATGGTCGATGCCGGTCCGACGCGCAGCGGACACCGCACGCCCACGGTGATGTGCACCCTGCCGGCCACGGGCATGAGCGCCGACGAGGTTCGGCTCAACGCCTGGCAGATTCGGCACATCCTCTCAGCGGGCGTCCACGGACTCTATCTGGCCCACGTGCGCGACCCCCGGGCTGTGCGGGCATTCGTCGAGGCCTGCCGCTTTCCGCATCAGACCGTTGGCATGGGCGACGACCTGGGCATCGGCACCCGCGGGCACGGCGCCGAGGGATACCCGGCCGACATCTGGGGACTGGACGTGTCCGACTACGTGCGCGTCGCCGACCCCTGGCCGCTCAATCCGGCCGGTGAACTGGCCCTCGGCATCAAGGTTGAAGACCGCTTCGGCCTGCCGCACGCCGACGCCTGCATGGCCGTTCCGGGCGTGGCATTCGGCGAATGGGGCCCCGGCGACATGGGCCTGTTCTTCGGCCATCCGGAGTGGAAAAACGCCCCCTACAGCCCGCAAATGGAGGCCGCCTGGCGGCAGGTGAAGGCCGCTTGCGACCGTGCGGGCATCCTCTTCCTCTGCGCCTGGGACGACCCGGCCCTCACGCCGGAGCAGCGCGCCGACCTGCTAATCAACGAGATCGGCGCCAAGCTCATCGCGGCGGGTGACGGCCCCATCCTGGCCGCCGCGGGCCGGGCGCTCACCGGGCGAACCATGCCAGTGTGACCACTCGACCCGTGGATCGGTGAGCACCGGGCTATTCGCGCAGGGGCGCCAGCTTCAGACACACGGGCGCGGGCACGGCGGCCTCGTGGCCGGTGAACTCGAGCCCGCCTGAAGCCGCATCGACCCGGAACGTGACGATGGTGTCGGAGTTCTGGTTGGCGGCAAGGAGGAACCGGCCGTCGGGCGTGATGAGAAAGTTCCGCGGGATATCGCCGCGGGTCGGAGTATGGCCAACCGGCGTGAGCCTACCGGTGCCTGACTCGACCGCAAACGCCGCTATCGAGTTGTGCCCCCGGTTCGAGGCGTAGACGAACCGACCGTCCGGCGATGCGTGAATGTCGGCGCAGGTGGTGTCGCCGCTCCACGCCGCGGGAAGCGTCGAGATCCTCTGCTTGACCGTCAGCGTCCCCGTCGCCGCCTCGTAGTCGTAGGCGGAAACCGACGACCCCAACTCATTCACCGCGTAGGCATGGGCGGAGGCGGGATTGAAGGTGAAATGCCGCGGCCCGTCACCCGGCTCGGCGCGCACCGCCAGGTCCGGTTGCTCGATCAGACGGCCGGTAGCGTGATCGATGCGGTAGACCACGATGGCGTCCATGCCCAGATCGCAGGCGTAGACCAGCGTGTTGGCGCCATCGATCACCACGCAATGCGCATGGGCTTGTCGCTGGCGCTCGGGATGGACCGAGGAGCCGTGATGCTGGACGAAATCGGTGCGCGTTCCTAGTGACCCGTCCGGCTTGATCGGCAGCAGGCACACGCTGCCCCCGAAATAGTTCGCCACGACGACGTAGGAATCCGTTTGGTCCACCTGCACGTGGCAGGGCCCAGCGCCGCCGGTGTGCGCCGAGTTGAGCACCGTGAGGGCGCCATTCCCATTGATGGCGTAGGCCGTGACCACGCCGTGGCCGGATTCCTGTTCGGAAGCGGCATACAGGTGGTCGCCGGTTGGGTCGATGGCAACGAAGGTCGGATTCACGATGCCGGGCTGCACGTCAATGCATTCGACGGCGCCGGTCGCAACGTTCAGGCGACAGGTATAGATACCCTCCGCGCCCAGATCGGTATAGGTGCCCACGAACAGGAATCGCTCGTCGTTCACGCTCACGGCCTCATTTCGCGCGTCGTTGCCGGTGCGATTGGCGGACCATAGCACCGGACACGGCTCGACATGCCGGATTGGCATTCGCGGGCACAATGCGAACGTGTCGACGACGGGAGCCCTGCCAATGCACACCCACAGCCACGAGTCTCACGGCCCGTCGCCGACGGGGCAAACCGTCGTGCGCGCCGGCAAGCTCTTCGACGGGGTGAGCCGGACGCTCACCGATGACGCCGTGGTCGTGGTTGCCGGCGGCCAGGTGGCCGCCGCCGGATCGGCGTCCGATGTCGAGATTCATCCCGACGACCTGGTGGTCGATCTCCGGCCCTGCACGGTACTGCCGGGACTGATCGACGCTCATGTCCATCTCATGGGGCAGAACCCGGCGCACGCGCACCCCGGCCCCATCGAATACCGCGCCATTCGGTCGGCGGGGCAAGCCAGGGCGCTGCTCGAGGCCGGGTTCACCACGCTACGCGACCTGGGATCGCAGACCTCCGTGGCTCTCAAGCAAGCCATCGAGGATGGCGCAGTGCCGGGGCCCCGAATGATCGCCGCCGGCTATGC encodes the following:
- a CDS encoding MBL fold metallo-hydrolase; this encodes MSKRQPPFELAPGCYAVDRFLSSWCYLLTGAATLLVDTGMPGRAGAILRAAREVGIEPSGIDRIVLTHFDMDHSGSAVELQRRTGAPVLIHEADVPYLAAPETCPRLRSVLYWPLIPWIMRWRPPVDVSPVQEGDMIDDWHVLHTPGHTPGSMSLQRGDVLVAGDALLHSRGRLHENVPWLATSRAEQRASARRLAASGARVVLPGHYSPCTDPEALSALARRLERR
- a CDS encoding lactonase family protein, giving the protein MPIRHVEPCPVLWSANRTGNDARNEAVSVNDERFLFVGTYTDLGAEGIYTCRLNVATGAVECIDVQPGIVNPTFVAIDPTGDHLYAASEQESGHGVVTAYAINGNGALTVLNSAHTGGAGPCHVQVDQTDSYVVVANYFGGSVCLLPIKPDGSLGTRTDFVQHHGSSVHPERQRQAHAHCVVIDGANTLVYACDLGMDAIVVYRIDHATGRLIEQPDLAVRAEPGDGPRHFTFNPASAHAYAVNELGSSVSAYDYEAATGTLTVKQRISTLPAAWSGDTTCADIHASPDGRFVYASNRGHNSIAAFAVESGTGRLTPVGHTPTRGDIPRNFLITPDGRFLLAANQNSDTIVTFRVDAASGGLEFTGHEAAVPAPVCLKLAPLRE
- a CDS encoding flavin reductase family protein translates to MSDSDPVSDALNALVYGLVVVGTKSADGEPNGMTANWLTQVSFDPRVVAVAIQDGAHTRQNIDATGVFSISVLPDGSKDLSLKFTAKSTSGEGRLEGEPVTTYDTGTPVLDGAVAWFECRVVGSSQPGDHVVYFGEVVGGSERGGEPQLLSATGMSYGG